In Streptomyces sp. NBC_01707, a genomic segment contains:
- the hisG gene encoding ATP phosphoribosyltransferase, whose product MLRIAVPNKGSLSGPAMAMLHEAGYQQRKESKELVLVDPENEVEFFYLRPRDIAIYVSSGRLDIGITGRDLLLDSGADAEEILQLGFARSTFRYATKPGTAHGPQDFDGMTIATSYEGIVAKHLADVGVNASVVHLDGAVETAIELGVAQVIADVVETGTSLRNAGLEVIGEPIMKSEAVVIRRTGAPQDDPKVQQFLRRLQGVLVARSYVMMDYDCRVEHLERAVALTPGLESPTISPLHHEGWVAVRSMVAAKEAQRIMDDLYELGARAILTTAIHACRL is encoded by the coding sequence ATGCTGCGCATCGCCGTCCCCAACAAGGGTTCACTCTCCGGGCCTGCGATGGCGATGCTCCATGAGGCCGGCTACCAGCAGCGCAAGGAGTCGAAGGAACTCGTCCTCGTCGACCCGGAGAACGAGGTCGAGTTCTTCTACCTGCGGCCGCGTGACATCGCGATCTACGTCAGCTCCGGCCGCCTCGACATCGGCATCACCGGCCGCGACCTGCTGCTGGACTCCGGGGCCGATGCCGAGGAGATCCTCCAGCTCGGCTTCGCACGCTCCACCTTCCGTTACGCCACCAAGCCCGGCACGGCCCACGGCCCGCAGGACTTCGACGGCATGACCATCGCCACCTCCTACGAGGGCATCGTCGCCAAGCACCTCGCCGACGTGGGCGTCAACGCCTCCGTCGTCCACCTCGACGGCGCGGTCGAGACCGCCATCGAGCTCGGGGTCGCCCAGGTCATCGCCGATGTGGTGGAGACCGGCACCAGCCTGCGCAACGCCGGACTCGAAGTGATCGGCGAGCCGATCATGAAGTCGGAGGCGGTCGTCATCCGCCGTACGGGTGCCCCCCAGGACGACCCCAAGGTGCAGCAGTTCCTCCGCCGCCTGCAGGGCGTCCTGGTGGCCCGCAGCTACGTGATGATGGACTACGACTGCCGCGTCGAGCACCTGGAGCGCGCGGTGGCCCTCACCCCGGGCCTGGAGTCGCCGACCATCTCCCCGCTGCACCACGAGGGCTGGGTCGCCGTCCGTTCCATGGTCGCCGCCAAGGAGGCCCAGCGGATCATGGACGACCTGTACGAGCTCGGTGCCCGCGCCATCCTCACGACGGCCATCCACGCCTGCCGCCTCTGA
- the ribH gene encoding 6,7-dimethyl-8-ribityllumazine synthase, whose product MSGKGAPELSVRNCGDLRVAVIAAQWHEKVMDGLVDGALRALHDLGIDEPTLLRVPGSFELPVVAKVLAGRGYDAIVALGVIIRGGTPHFEYVSHGVTNGLTQVAVDTGVPVGFGVLTCDTEEQALDRAGLEGSNEDKGHEAVTAAVATAATLRTVSEPWR is encoded by the coding sequence ATGAGCGGCAAGGGCGCACCCGAACTGTCCGTACGCAACTGCGGTGACCTGCGAGTGGCGGTGATCGCCGCCCAGTGGCACGAGAAGGTCATGGACGGCCTCGTCGACGGCGCACTGCGTGCCCTGCACGACCTCGGTATCGACGAGCCGACGCTGCTCCGGGTCCCCGGCAGCTTCGAGCTCCCGGTCGTCGCCAAGGTGCTGGCCGGCCGCGGCTACGACGCGATCGTCGCCCTCGGTGTAATCATCCGCGGCGGCACACCCCACTTCGAGTACGTGTCCCACGGCGTCACCAACGGCCTCACCCAGGTCGCCGTCGACACCGGGGTCCCGGTCGGCTTCGGCGTACTGACCTGTGACACCGAGGAGCAGGCGCTCGACCGGGCCGGGCTCGAAGGGTCCAACGAGGACAAGGGGCACGAAGCGGTCACCGCGGCCGTCGCCACCGCTGCGACGCTGCGCACCGTCAGCGAGCCCTGGCGCTGA
- a CDS encoding PH domain-containing protein, whose product MSAPAPRPELPTLPVTFRPTRTRVVLLTVGAAMFVVITVIAMSLEQLSPGERVSFVFTALLFFAVLALLSRPKVVADDHGVTVVNLTRTRRLSWAEIVRVNLRAGDPWVFLDLSDGTSMPALGIQPGIAKEQAIRDAGTLRALAENHGTGTDNG is encoded by the coding sequence ATGTCCGCCCCCGCGCCCCGGCCCGAACTCCCCACACTCCCGGTCACCTTCCGGCCGACCCGTACCCGGGTGGTCCTGCTGACCGTGGGAGCGGCGATGTTCGTCGTCATCACCGTCATCGCGATGAGCCTGGAGCAGCTCAGCCCGGGGGAGCGGGTCAGCTTCGTCTTCACCGCGCTGCTCTTCTTCGCCGTCCTGGCGCTGCTCAGCCGCCCCAAGGTCGTCGCCGACGACCACGGGGTGACCGTGGTCAATCTCACCCGCACCCGACGGCTGTCCTGGGCGGAGATCGTCCGCGTCAACCTGCGGGCCGGTGACCCGTGGGTGTTCCTCGACCTCAGCGACGGGACCAGCATGCCCGCCCTGGGAATCCAGCCCGGAATCGCCAAGGAACAGGCCATTCGAGACGCCGGCACGCTCCGCGCCCTCGCCGAGAATCACGGCACGGGTACGGACAACGGCTGA
- a CDS encoding phosphoribosyl-ATP diphosphatase, with protein sequence MANKTFEELFAELQLKAANGDPSTSRTAELVDKGVHAIGKKVVEEAAEVWMAAEHESKDAAAEEISQLLYHVQVMMVARGISLDDVYAHL encoded by the coding sequence ATGGCGAACAAAACCTTCGAAGAGCTCTTCGCCGAGCTGCAGCTCAAGGCCGCCAACGGCGACCCCTCCACCTCCCGCACCGCCGAGCTGGTGGACAAGGGAGTCCATGCCATCGGCAAGAAGGTCGTCGAGGAGGCCGCCGAAGTCTGGATGGCCGCCGAGCACGAGAGCAAGGACGCCGCCGCCGAGGAGATCTCGCAGCTGCTGTACCACGTCCAGGTGATGATGGTCGCCCGCGGGATCTCCCTCGACGACGTCTACGCACACCTCTGA
- a CDS encoding hemolysin family protein, translating into MITPLLLLSAAFLLILANGFFVAAEFGLVTVERPDAERAAAAGDRRARTVVDALRELSFQLSGTQLGITITSLVVGMLAEPALAQLLAGPLTATGLPGGAVPGVSVVIGMLVASAVQMVIGELVPKNWAVSRPLQVARFVAGPQHRFASALRPVITLLNTVANRLVRLLGVEPTDELASARTPGELVSLARHSAEAGTLEQDTADLFVRTLSLAGLTAQHVMTPRVKVSALQSTATAADVLNLTRATGLSRFPVYRDRIDEVVGMIHLKDALAVPAQERRRTPAGRIAVPPLLVPETLPVEQLLQRLRNEQPIAVVVDEYGGTAGVVTLEDIIEELVGEVRDEHDAEGADRPELAVAAPEDGRPAWDAEGSCRVLTLRRIGLDVPEGPYETVAGLVADLLGRIPAPGDRAELPGWRISVRQVGHYRAEQVRFVRIADVPETVDAPSAERAVLEAAR; encoded by the coding sequence ATGATCACCCCCTTGCTGCTTCTCAGTGCGGCATTCCTTCTCATCCTCGCCAACGGATTCTTCGTGGCAGCCGAGTTCGGGCTGGTCACGGTGGAGCGGCCGGACGCCGAGCGCGCCGCCGCCGCGGGCGACCGGCGGGCGCGTACCGTCGTCGACGCCCTGCGCGAGCTCTCCTTCCAGCTCTCCGGCACCCAGCTCGGCATCACCATCACCTCACTGGTCGTCGGCATGCTCGCCGAACCCGCCCTCGCCCAGCTGCTGGCCGGACCGCTCACCGCGACCGGACTCCCCGGCGGGGCCGTACCCGGGGTCAGTGTGGTGATCGGGATGCTGGTCGCCTCCGCCGTCCAGATGGTGATCGGCGAGCTCGTACCGAAGAACTGGGCGGTCTCCCGGCCGCTCCAGGTCGCCCGGTTCGTCGCCGGCCCCCAGCACCGCTTCGCCAGTGCGCTGCGGCCGGTGATCACCCTGCTGAACACCGTCGCCAACCGGCTGGTGCGACTGCTCGGCGTCGAGCCCACGGACGAGCTGGCCTCCGCCCGTACACCCGGTGAGCTGGTCTCCCTGGCCCGGCACTCCGCCGAGGCCGGCACCCTCGAACAGGACACCGCGGATCTCTTCGTACGGACCCTGTCGCTCGCCGGACTCACCGCACAGCACGTCATGACCCCGCGCGTGAAGGTCAGCGCGCTGCAGTCGACCGCGACCGCGGCGGACGTCCTGAACCTCACCCGCGCCACTGGCCTCTCCCGCTTCCCGGTCTACCGGGACCGGATCGACGAGGTCGTCGGCATGATCCACCTCAAGGACGCGCTCGCCGTGCCCGCCCAGGAGCGGCGGCGCACCCCGGCAGGGCGGATCGCCGTACCGCCCCTGCTCGTCCCCGAGACGCTCCCGGTCGAGCAGCTGCTCCAGCGCCTGCGCAACGAGCAGCCGATCGCCGTCGTGGTCGACGAGTACGGCGGCACCGCCGGTGTGGTCACGCTCGAGGACATCATCGAGGAACTGGTCGGCGAGGTCAGGGACGAGCACGACGCGGAAGGCGCCGACCGCCCCGAACTGGCCGTCGCCGCTCCCGAGGACGGCCGTCCCGCCTGGGACGCCGAAGGCAGCTGCCGGGTCCTCACCCTGCGCCGGATAGGCCTTGACGTGCCGGAAGGACCGTACGAGACGGTGGCCGGACTGGTCGCCGATCTCCTCGGACGGATTCCCGCCCCCGGCGACCGGGCCGAACTGCCGGGCTGGCGGATCTCGGTTCGCCAGGTGGGGCACTACCGCGCCGAACAGGTCCGCTTCGTACGCATAGCCGATGTGCCGGAGACCGTCGACGCGCCGTCGGCGGAACGCGCTGTCCTGGAGGCCGCACGATGA